AGATTCGTGCAATACACCGTCGCGTTTCGATCCCATCCAGCCTTTCCAGTCTTCGGCTGACGCGGTCGTACCGATTGCTAGCAGGGCTGTGCCCAGTAGCAGTCGCTTTGAGGCTTTTATGACGTCGGACATTCGGATGGCGGCAGATCGGCGTCGGCGATTCATCTAGATTGCTCGGTAATAGGGTGGGGGGACGACTGCTTTCAGCATAGGAGATCCCAGCAAAGGAGATCCCAAGATAGGAAAACCCAAGATACGAAAACCCAGTGAAACAGGAAATCAGCCGCTGATGAGATGACTATACCTTCCGGGTTGGCCAATCTTTCAGCAGAGGTGTTTGGCGACCAATGTTGAAATGAAGACACGAAATAGATGTGTCGCGTGATTCAATAGACGGTGAGAACTGCGTCTCGCCGTAGCGGTTTTTCGCTAAGGTCAATTATAAGCGGGGTTTAGGATCGCCCATGTTCTGGACTGCGTCCCGCCACACCCCGAATTGATCTTTAAACCGCAGGTCAGCAAACCTAAACTTCTTCCGCCGCAGCCACGGAGGAATGCCGCCGGGGAAGATTTCTGCTGACGGTAATCTTCATCAAAGACACAAAAGCCAAGGAAGAGTTGATGTTACGTAGCCTAGTCATCCTGGGAGCATTGGCCTTCTGCGCCTTTGTTGCAGGTTGGTTCACGATCGATCGCAACGAGAAGGAAACCACGATTCGGTTCAACCGCGATGAGATCCGAGCGGATACCAATCGAGCGATCGAAAAAGGCAAGGAGCTATTGGAAGCTCACCAGAATTCGGCTGAGGAATCGTTTGAAGAACCTGCACCTGCCTATCCGAGCGAGTTGAATCCTCAGACTGGCCAGCTGGACTTTCAACCAAACGACTACCAAGCCACGCGGCCAATTCCACCATGGGAATTGCCGCAGTACGGAACCCCAAGCAACGCACAGCAGTACTAACCTGTTTTCTGAAGGTACGAGTCAGGGGACACCGTTTGATTCTAGGCCACCCAACCTGCCATTGGTTTTAGCAGGATTGTTTAGCTGCAAGGTGGCCAAGCGGATGGCCGAGCCTTGTTGCCTTTGCCAGCGGGATACATCCACGATCAACAGGCTGGATTGGGAAGGAATGTCTCACGCAAACATTCCCGCTGGCGGTTAGCAAACCGAGTGTGTGACAGGGGAGGGCGACTTGTCAGCAGACTCGGGGCATCGATAAAGCGATCAGTCAGCAGATCGATCGGTGGTTTCCGATGATGAGTCATCGAGCAGAGCCACTGGCTTTTTCTTTTTGAACAAAATCGTTTTGACGGTGCATGCGAGAAGAATGGCGATCATCGCAAGTTCCTATGAATAAGCGATAGCGATCCGATTGGAAGGAAAAAGATCCGCTCGTTCTCGCACGCGAGGGAGGGTAACCCGTTTGAGAACGAGCGGATCTGGCAGTTGGTCCGAATCAAAGTGCGCGCCGGCAGGATGGACAAGTCCGGCTCGATTCGTCGTGTTTACCGAAAGCGTCTTCGAAGCTTGCTTCTATCGCACTTGCGAGTCGTCTTGAGTTCCACGATTTCGGGCAACCTCAATCACGTCGCTCGTGCGATCGTTCAAGTCTTCGATCACGCTTTGGGCCACGTCGACCCACTGCAACAAAGTGGCACGGACCTGGGCGAGCTGCTCATCGTTGAAGGGCTCCGCTGCACCTTCATTCGCTGGCTGCTCGGCGGCCTCGGCTCGTGCCAACAGCTTCGCTCCGCTTCCCACGATCGGATCGACCGGTGCTGGATTCACCGGCAATGGATTTACCTGGACGGGGGCAGCTGGCCAAACCTGGGCGAGCTGAATGGCAAATTCCGAAGCAAGTCCATCACCGCTCACCACCAGCGATGCGACTTCACTTCCAATCCGTTGGGGGCGAAGGCTTTGGCTGACATGATGCTGCAATTGGGCAACTTCATCAGCCTTGTTAAACAGTTCGTCCAGCCAGCATTCTGGCGACCCGGCCCACGGACCGGATTCGATGGCTGGAACGGTGGCGTTTTCTGCGACGACCTCAATTTCAGTCGTCATCGTTTCCGATTTGACAATCTCTAGTGCGGAATCACTTTCCGGTTCTGGCAGCAGACGTCGTTGCCAAGATGGAACAGCCTGGTCCGCCTTGGGGCTCCATCCGGTTTCGTACTGCTGGTTGATTGCGCGGATGCAGAACGGTTGACTTGGCGAAGGCATGACTTCGGTCCAAAGCAACTTCGGTGGGGCCGACTCGACGATTGCTTCGGCAACGGTCTGAGATTTAGGCTGGGTTTCAGGCTGGGTTGCAACCTCAACCGTCGCAAGCTCGTTAGCTGTAGCGAACAAGTTGTTGACAGTGTTGGCAGCGTTCTCGAGTGCCGCAATCGCGTTTGCGAATTCTTCCGCCGAAGGTTGATAGACGGCGATTGTTTCCGTCTGGGTTTCCTCTGCAGCTACAGCAGGCGATGGTTCTGCAACGACTGGGGTTTCAGCATCCGCCACCAAATCGTCTTCCGTCATGTCGTATGATGCGAAGGTTTCTTCGATCGTAAAGACCATCGGGGCGCTGCCAACATGTTCTGCAGCAGTGTCGAATTTTACAACCACATCGATCGGTGTGGTTTCCACCATCACCAACTCACCTTCGTTCTCTTCTAGCAAGTCGACGTAAATCGGTTCCGAGGGTTGAGCTTCGATGACGTCGGATACTTCAACTGCGATCCCTGAAACGTCATCAATCGCTGCGAGATTTTCATCGGCAACCGAAGGAGCCTCGTTGTATTCGTCCAGCTCGATTTCGTCATTGAGTGCGAGGACATCGACATCGACTTCGTTGACTTTCACATCTTCTACCAAGATGCTTTCCTCAATCGCCGGCTCGGTGACTTCGGCCGCTGCGACGATCTCTACGCTTTCGACCTTGTCTTTCGATTCGGGCAGGCTTTCGATCAAGGCTTTAAAGTCTTGGTCTTTTAGCTCGCGAAACATCGAAGTCGTATGCGCGATCCAGTTTTGGAACGCGGCGATTTCATCCTGCGTGGATGATTCGGTTGGACCAACCATGGCAAATGGTTCCGTCCAGTGTGTGAACGGGACCGGTGCGCCGGCTGCCGCAGCGATCGTTGCGAGGGTTTGGTTGAAGTCGCTTGCGGTTCGCGAAGCGTTTTTAGCTCTGGCCGCGGTGTCGACAATCGCGTTTGCAGTCGAGACAACGGTGGTGGGCCGAGTCGCGGAGGTTTTCAGAGTTCCTTGCAGCCACTTTTCGTAGTTGCAGGTATCGATCGTCAGCTCATTACCGACGGTGATCGTCAAGAAGTGTGGAACGAGTGTTTGATCGTTTGATTGAAGCGACTCAGGAGTTTCAGCAGAAGTTACTTTTGCGGTAGCGGCAGAGGTTTTGGCGAGATCATCCACCCAGCCGCACAGTTCGCTGCTGTCGTGGGTGTTTTCGGCGTGAAGTCGGTTCGGATGGAAGACTCCTGTTGTCGACGCGGCGACTAAACAAAAGAGTGCGAAGCGACGAAGCTTTTTGCGGATACTATTCTTTATGGTCATCGTGACGTTACTCCTTCCAGGACTGAGCCGCAGCGATACTTCATCATGACTTCGTTGTCATTGATGATTTGCGTCGGAGGGATGGCAACAAGGATCGACTGGTGGTGATCGTCAGAGCACGGCGGGAGGCCGAGTTCCATCCCTCTGATCGAAAGCCAGGCGGCGAGTTGCAGACGCGAAAGATCGCGGTCGCGGAGTCCTTTCCTTTGTAAACGTGTGGTTGGCGAGTTGGCGGGGCGATTCGACAAGGAATCAGTTCCTTGTGAATCAGAATGAAGTCTCGCAATGGACGTGAAATAAAGACGGCTCACGTTTGGCGGCTTGGCAGGTCGCCTGATTGCGGGACAGAAGCAGGTATCGGAAACTTTGACGGCTGGGCTCTCCGGTGCGGTCAGGAAAAAAATGACATTGTGCGAAACGACATACGATTGCGCGGACAGTCCGTGTCGAATCAAATGAGCTTTTTAGGAGTGTGAATTAATAGTGGTGTTCACATGAATCGTTAAAGCTCGGTTTACCTACCTGAAAGATCGCTGCTGTGCTGACTACTGCTGCATCGCTTGTTGCCACAGCATCCGTATGTTTGATGATGTGTGGTCCTTGATCACGAATAGGACACTGCATATCGTTGCAAGTGCCATTCAATCGAGTGGCGATCGGAACGCCGCAGCATCGTTGCGGCTAAAGGAATCTTGAGGCCATGGCAGCAACGCTGTTGCTTTCTGCGTAGGGAACGCACGACGGGCCGCGGGGCGTCATCCATTGATGAGGGTGACTTGTTCTGCACAACGCGATCAACTGATTCAACCCTAACGGTGTGTATCAAGAGATAGCGATCACAGCATTTAATGTGATTTCCCGTCGGACGGTTTTTTGACCGGGCATCTTTTGTGACCTATATTCGCTTGACCGCTCGTTCTGGGTGTCTTGCGCGGTCACGATTTCGCTGGCAATCTTTGCCGTCGAACCATCCTTCCCTCCTTCAGACACCAGCACGAGCCCCTTCAGCATGCCACTATTCGCACGGGTCGGTTTGTCACGTTTGGCTTGTAATCCATTCGTCAATCAACGTCATTTCCATCGAGCTATCGGTGCTAGGTCAACACTTCGAGCGAAGTTGTTGATGACCGGTGTGGTTCTTTTCGGGGGCGGCGCGACGAGCGGATCACTGCATGCCCAAACGTCGACGATGCAGCCACTGCCTGCCGCGGTTGAATCGGCTAAGCAGATTGAAACGGATCCGCTGAATGTTGTGCTCGAAGACGGCGCGGCTTTGGAAATCGACCGTCGTTGGACCGAAGCGATTCGGCACTACGAAAAGGCCTTCCGTGATTTTCCTAACTCACGCCAGGTTTATCAGCGTCTGATTATCTGCCGTTTGCATGCCGATGTGAATCGACGATACCGTGATCGAAGCTTTGTTGATTCGGTTCACCAGATGACCGCCGCACAGGCTTTGGACCTCTATAGCGAAATCCTTTCTAACCTGGAAACTCACTACGTCGAGCACGTTGACTGGTCACGTGTGTTCTTGCATGGCACCGCCGCACTTGAGATCGCACTGACGGAAAATCGCTATGTGACCGACGTCTTGCCGGAGGCCGATCAGGAAAAGGTTCATCAGTTTCAGCAGACAATCCATCGCCGGATTTCTAACCGTCCGACCAATGGGCGACACGATTTGCGAGCCGCTGTCGCGACGGTCGCTGAACTTGCTCGCAACGAAATCGGACTTAGCCCGACTGCAGTTGTTCTGGAATACGTCAGTGGTGCGGTATCAACGCTTGACCCCTACACACGCCTTTTATCTGGCGATCAGTTGGACGATATGTTCTCCAACATCGAAGGTAACTTCGTCGGACTTGGTGTCGAGCTACGTCCCAGCACCGATTCACTCGAGATCCTTTCGGTGATTCCAAACGGCCCCGCCGAAGAAGCCGGATTGAAAGCCGGGGATCGGATCGTCCGGGTGGAACAAGCTGATACGCGAACCGGCAAACCGGAAATTGCTGCTGACCTACTACGTGGACCAGAAGACTCGTTTGTGTCAATCGCAGTCCAAACGTCCGAAGGTGCAGAACGCGAATACAATATTGCACGACGACGCGTCGAAGTTCCTTGTGTAGAAAATGTTCATATCTGCGACCCGTCAAACGGTGTGGGCTACCTTCGGCTGACAAACTTCCAAAAGACGACACCGCGCGATGTCGAGCAAGCGATCTGGCAATTGCAACAACAAGGCATGCGTTCGCTGATTATGGACCTACGCGGAAACCCAGGCGGGCTGCTTTCGGCGGCAGTCGACATCGCCGATCGGTTCCTCAGCCAAGGACGAATCGTGACCACGCGTGGTCGGAACTCGCGAGAGAATTTCGACTATGTCGCTCACCGCACCAAAACACTTAGCTTTCCACTTGCGGTCCTGATCGACAACGACAGTGCGAGTGCGAGCGAAATCTTTGCGGGAGCTATGTCGGATTCAGGGCGAGGCGTCATTGTGGGGCAACGCAGCTATGGAAAGGGCAGCGTCCAGGGAATCTTCCGTATGCAAGCGGCAAAGTTTGGACTGTGCCTCACCACGGCAAAGTTTTATTCCCCCAACGGAACCGCGATTAGCCAACGGGGCGTTTTCCCCGACGTCCCTGTCGAGAGCCAGTACATCGCCGCCCGCCCGAACGACGAAGGTGAAATCGTCACCGATCTCGATGACGAGGTCATGCAACAAGCGATCGGTCAGCTCTCTGGACAAAGTCAGCTGATCAGTCAACGAACTCGCTAGTTTGACTGTCCCTATCCGGCACCGACCGTTATTGAGTGCAAGTGTTTTAAAGGACTGGGTTTCAAAGGTCCGGCCTTAGGGCATGTGGCGGTCCGTAAGTCGTAGCTGAGGTGGTTTGTGGTTCCTCTGCTTCGGGGGTGCGTTTCGCGAAGCTTCGTCGCCGCATCGGAATTCACGCGAATTCTTACAGCCACCATTTCGCAGAAGCTCTCGCGCGAGCCTCTTGCCTTCTTGTGGGTTTCTCTCACCAAATCCGAAGCCTCTTTTTCGTTGCCCAGAGGCTCTCGACGATTCGCTACAATCGACGCAGACAATTTTTGCGAACCATTTGTGATGAAACGGTGTTAAAACGAACAGCGGCATCGCTGGATTGAGTTTGGCGGACTGCTTTGCGTTTTGGACTTTGTCCTAGTGCTTGAGCTTTAGCATCGATTGGGCTCGAGCATCGAATTGAACAGGTCCGTTACCGAAAGGCCCGGTCACAGTCCGCTGGACGAAAGAGGGCGTGACTTCGGTTGACCTTGGGCGGTTCATCACAACCGGCTGAAATGGATGTGAGGTTGTATTTGAAGATTTCAACGACAGACCCGGTTGGAGTGCAAACCAAACATCTCCGATTTGCATTCGCTGCAAAGCTTCGTCCGGCAATAGCTCGTCCGGCAATAGCTCGTCCGGCAACAGAATGCGTTCGGTTGCGCACAACACTTCTATTGGTGGCTTTCGCACTCGTTTGGCTTTTGGCAGATGCCGTCTCGCTAAACGCAGCCAACTTTTCCGAAGTCGAGACGCTTTATCGAAGTGGGAAAATCGACGAGGCCCACGAAATCGCTGCTGCCGAAGTCGAACGAGGAGTTTGGAACCGACGGTGGAGTGAATTGCTGATCGAGTGCCAGTTGGCAAAAGGTCAGTACGCCGAATCCTTTGAGACATACCAAGCGGCAATCAAAAGGTATCCGACCAGCTTACCACTACGGTCCTTGGGAATCCGTGTCGCTCGATACAATGGTTTGCCGGACCAGGTCGCGCTCGAAAAAGCCTTTATTCACCGTTACCTAGAAAC
This genomic interval from Stieleria sp. JC731 contains the following:
- a CDS encoding S41 family peptidase; the encoded protein is MPLFARVGLSRLACNPFVNQRHFHRAIGARSTLRAKLLMTGVVLFGGGATSGSLHAQTSTMQPLPAAVESAKQIETDPLNVVLEDGAALEIDRRWTEAIRHYEKAFRDFPNSRQVYQRLIICRLHADVNRRYRDRSFVDSVHQMTAAQALDLYSEILSNLETHYVEHVDWSRVFLHGTAALEIALTENRYVTDVLPEADQEKVHQFQQTIHRRISNRPTNGRHDLRAAVATVAELARNEIGLSPTAVVLEYVSGAVSTLDPYTRLLSGDQLDDMFSNIEGNFVGLGVELRPSTDSLEILSVIPNGPAEEAGLKAGDRIVRVEQADTRTGKPEIAADLLRGPEDSFVSIAVQTSEGAEREYNIARRRVEVPCVENVHICDPSNGVGYLRLTNFQKTTPRDVEQAIWQLQQQGMRSLIMDLRGNPGGLLSAAVDIADRFLSQGRIVTTRGRNSRENFDYVAHRTKTLSFPLAVLIDNDSASASEIFAGAMSDSGRGVIVGQRSYGKGSVQGIFRMQAAKFGLCLTTAKFYSPNGTAISQRGVFPDVPVESQYIAARPNDEGEIVTDLDDEVMQQAIGQLSGQSQLISQRTR